Genomic DNA from Prunus persica cultivar Lovell chromosome G1, Prunus_persica_NCBIv2, whole genome shotgun sequence:
AGAAAACTGCAGGATCCCAATGGATTGGACAACATCAACCCGCATCTTGTGGAACGAGCTGTCCAGAACGCCAAACGCACCGTTTTCGCCAGTAAACTCCACTCTCCTCTTCAATTCAGCATCTTATTAACTACCTACATCTGCTTTAATCacatttgattaatttaaacccggttttttttttttttttgggttaatcaGGTGGGGCATCTAATTCTGGAATAACCATACGACATGTTGACTCCTTCGGTGATTATGATTTTgaggtgatttttttttcttcttccccaagttctgcTTCCATTTTGATAAGAATATCAAGATTGTCTGACCTCTTTGAttgtttttatgaaatttggtGTAAAATATGCAGGACTCTCtgcaacaagaagaaaatgtggAAAATTCTGAGCCCAAGaagctgaagaaaaaaattaagaagaaaaagaagagtgagaagaaaaagaggcaAAAGGTTAGTAACTCATCAGAGGGAAATGTGCCATTATCAttgatggtttttttttttcttcatgaattgttttgttcttttgttgcCTCTTTTGCTACCTCTTTTGCTACTAAATTGTGTTGAGCTGCAGATAATGGAGGACTCTGGTTGTGCTGTGgtaaaaaaacctaaaaagaagaagttaggATTGTGATTACATGAGATTATGGGTTTATTTTGGTTCCTGGAATTAGATAGAGGCTTCAAATTCAAGGCTAGTTGGAAGATTTGAGTTGTACAATTTTGTACCAAATGTTGAGGGTCAGTGCAAAGCCATACAAAGAACATTtggatttgttttgttcttcattgcatTGATTGTTTGTTATTGTCAGATTGAACAATTTCAGCTTTGTACACCTTGAATGAGGGAATATGAGGGGGAATCCATTTTTCTGATTGATGCAtggattttccttttttttttttttctccttttaaaTGAGAATGTTCCTGTGATGTGTGTGCTTGTAGAACTTCATACTTGTTTTGAGCAGTGAAATCAATTGATCTCAGAGCATTTGTATTTTGGataaaagtcacttttggtccctGTGGCACTTCAACCACTTTTGACCTCGTAGTTTCAATTCCATCAATTTTGACCATGTCGTTTcatatttgtagcaattcaaaTACAAGTTAGTATTCCCATCTATTTCTTTGATAGTGCAAGGGGTAATTTTGTTAACCCAAAACCCTTGAGCGtaaaaacttatttgaaattctCCTCATTTCATATTAGGGCTTGAAATTGGCCATTTGGATTTAGGAttcttaaaaaatttggaTTAGTGGTTGAATTTGAAGCCCTAATATGAAATGAGGAGAGTTTCAAACAAGCTTTTACGCTCAAGGATTTTCAGTTGATGGAATTGCCACTTGCACtgtcaaagaaattgacaagaaTACTAACTTTTCTTTGAATTGTTACAAATACGAAACTACAATGGCAAAATTGACGGAATTAAAactacaaaatcaaaaatgaTTGAAGTGCCTAACTATAGGGATCAAAAGGAATTTTTGACCTTTGTATTTTCCATCTGTTCGGTCCATCCGAAGCGGATAATTACTCACTTTCAGTTTAGCTTCATTAATCTTAATACCATGTCTGGGAGttggaaagagaagagaaaggaaaggaaggaTAATATTTTGTTGCAAACTATGCCGTTCGATTGGTAATTTGGACTACAATTTCAAATGGAAAATTTCcccaccaaaaataaaaaaagcattatagcggaaaatagaagaaaaaaagcatgAATATACTCCATCAATAGTTAAGAATAAGATTGACAAATGTTAAATTATTTGGTAGAAAATGCCtttatttaaaagaatttaatAGTAAAACAGATCATATGAAATGATAAGGATTACACTAATTTGGTAgaaaatgcttttattttaaagaatttAATAGTAAAACAGATCACATGAAATGATAAGGATTACACTAATCAATTCCTATGGATGGCAGAAAGGAAATacggaaaataaaattgcaattaccattattgttttttttaataacagaCTCTTTTAcaacatttatattttatactaTATACGACCTCGTCACAAAAAACAGCATGAACTTCATGTGCTGATAATGTTTATACATACAAAATGCTCAAGATACCTCTATACATGTATTGATTCTAGTGATAAACCAAACATTGAACATTACATATTTAGGCAGAGTGACTATGTAGGAACGAGCGCCATTATCTGATTCCTAATAATGCCCATGCACTTCTGTATTTCTCCGTAAACTGAAAGGTTCTGGGGGCAAAATGGCTGCAAACTAGTAACGGCATGATCTAATACCTGGGCGACATCAGCTGGCGGAAACTGTCGTGCTGTACATGTCTGCAATTTGTGTggtaaaaatcaaaatccaagGTTGTAAACAGATATAAGCTTCCTATCAGCATAACAGTGAGGTATAAAATGACCATTGAAACAGGTAATGACTTGATAACAACAAACAAGTCATAAAACAAGTGGAAAACACTTGCATACAAAAGGTGCCAAAGAGGAATAACCATGGGAGGAGATTTACCACAGCAAAATAATGCAACATATATTTAATTACCTGAATCATCATAAAAGCTGCTACACAATTTACAATAAGGTCTGAAAGGAgtttttcttcactttggtTGGATAGGTTATTTGACTTTGGAGGATCATGTGCACACCCAGTTGCCAATGGTTTTGATGTACAGGAAGTTAACTGATCCTGGGAAAACGGAATTGGATCTGCAAGGGTAGTGGAAGATCCCATTGCTAGCATGCCAGCATCATCTGAGAGCCGGTTACTTACAAAGTCTATAACCTCCTCAATTTTGTCAAAGTTATTTTCCTTCCTCAAGGATGAAAACGCCTGAAATAGTAATTAAGATGACATTGTTGTCAGAGTACAAAAAGTAATTAGCGTTCAAGCAGTAAAGTTGCCATGATAGATTTGGTCATATCAACAACTTCCTATGACAACTTCCTAGAAGGCCCCAGGACATAGAATAACAGACCACAAAATGCCCTTTCCATACCTGCATAGCTGCATCAACCATTTTGTGAGCTTTTGCTCTTGAACTTTCAACAATTTCACGCATATGAGATGCCGATTCTTGAACATCACAAGAATACCCATAGGAGTTTGAGAGGCTACCAGGGCCACTTAAATTGTCCATGGTCTTCACAACTGTATGCGGGGAGCTCCCTCTATACGTATTGCGTTGTCTCAAGCATAAAAGGGCAGAAGAAACCTGCACATGAAAGGAAATcagcttccttctctttcctctctctcactcactctcaaagAGTCACTTGATTGCTGCATAGTTGTAATCAAGATGCCACATGATAGAAGGAAAGGGAATGAAGCAACAGATGGGACGATGGATACCTGGTCATTGACTTGACTCAACTGTAAGAGTACTGCAGCATATTCCTTTTTAAAGGGCTCAGAATCCCTGATAGAGTTGTCTTCATCTCTTTGGTTCTCAAACACCTCATCATTCATGCGCCTCAACTCAGACACCACGGCTTCCTACAAGTTTCAACATGATCTGTCAACTCAGTTCTCAAATACCCACATTGACAGGAGTTGAATAGGTACAATCACTCGTTTCCCTTCAAATACAAGACATTTTTCCTATCGCTAACACCTAAAATTGATATAGAATTATGTATTAAGAACTTCACCTTTTTGTCAAGTGCGCGAGTCAACTCATATATAGCTTGCACATCAGCTTCTTTTGCTTGGGTCTGTGCAGGAATTGAAGGCTGATAATTTGCGACTCGAGTACTAGCAGTTTCACCAGGCCCAACTTTAGCTTGCACATTAAAACTTGATGACTTCACCTAACCAAAACATTTCCTACTTAGATAATAGCATATAATTATTCTgcattttaatgttttctatTAAAGATACAGCAGCAATGTAAGGTCAATGGTTCAAGTAGCCAGCAAAAACAAATGACCAACAGAAACAATGAATCCTAAAAACATGAAGTGAAAGGCATGCGGGGAATAGCAATACAGTTCAAGTAACATGAACACAATTCAATCCCCAATAAATGGCAGATGTTCAGTTTCAGTCTGGACCAAATCACAAATTTTAGCAgttctctttatttctttcttcttttttaaggaaaaaagtGAACTTCTTGTTGTGTCATCAAGACATTAATATGCTTGGAAGAATGCTCCTCTTATAAATGGGGGCAGTTTCATGGTCATGACAATATCAGATACTACAAGACGATGCTTGAACATTTAATATTGCCAAATAACGGACAGACAGGCACCTATTATAAGATTACAAGCCATCACAACTAACCCCTGTCTGCTTTGATGATTTATTGATACGATGATTTGATGGCAGAATATAACCGGGAACACCAGTGCTCACCAGCTTGTCACTAGAGGAAATCTTCATATATCCTTTAGTCGTCCCTTCTTTCAGTTGTTCATTAATCTTGAGCTCCTTAAGGTTCTCAATATATCTGTTGACAGTGACATTGTGCTTTCTGAAAGAAGCAGGTAAATTTTCTGCTGGATGTAGAGGCATGCAATCAACATCCTGTGATGAAAGTCAATACACCATGCCATTAAAAAGGAACAACAGGAACTACAAACAGATCCTATATCTGGTAGCGTTCAAACAAGGGTAACAATTGTACGCTctcattgaaatgaaaataaagaaagaaaacacaaacatgCTGTGAGAATTAGATTTAGTGCTatatgaaacaaagaaaaggatGCAACATGGTTTTTTTTGGCCATTGATGCAACATGGTTCAAAGGCATAAAAACTCTTAcagtttcttgatttttttaatagagaaaaagaaaatatatccaaTATAAGAACAATTTCTAACCATTGAGAAAACAGGGGACTATCCAAGTGGTGCCAACAGAAAATTTCATCCATAAAACTTCCAAATTATTACTTCAGTTGAATGCTTACAAATACTAATGGCAGTTATCCCAACCGCTCTTCAGAGGTACTAAATTTCAGAGATATCCGAACCTCCTTCCCTACTTTCCCTCCAGCCTCTATTGGCCACCAAATAAAGTTCCTCCCATGAAGGtttcaacaaaatgaaatattgTCCTTAACAAAAATACGTAATTATGTCAAAAAATTCAGTGACGGAAACAAATTACCATGATATATTCAACCCCTAGTTCAGGCTGGTCAAACTGCACAGAACACCTACTATGGTCGACGGTTAGTACAATTCCATTGTGGATCTCTCTTGCCCTGGGATGAAAAGCAATGACATGCTGTCCAACTGATAAAGGCCGAGCTAAGTCAGTCGGAAGTCCCTCCCTTGTACCAGCATTAAGTTCAGCATAATGCGTTCTAACAGATTCCCGGTACTGATTaagcttctctttttcttccttcaaaAACTGTTCAGAAAATCTCCGTGGTCTGCCAAGGGAGCTGCATCAACAAgtaccaacaacaaaatttgCAGAGATTATCAATCTGAAAGGCAAGTCAAAACTGGCCAAACAAAAAGTTCCAGTCAAAGAAGCAGATCAGGGACATCTACCTCCTTATTACACCCCATTCAACACGAGTTAATCTTGGAACATGACCCAATCCAACATGATCCAAGTATTCCACAAACTCCCTTTTAGCAAACCAAGGGTAATCAATTGCACTGTAAAACCATTCAAAAGCACACCATCTCCGCACTTGATACCGAGATAAGCAATTAGAAAGCTTTTCCTGTAAATGTAGATGTACACTTATATATgaaacataatcaaatattcaaaaaattCAGATGGCAATATAAAGGATGACACATTTACCTTAATATTTAGTTCTCTGTTACGAAATGAAGGACCCAGTTTATCAGGTTGGTCATCTAAAATACTCTCAGGAGACTTTGTATCCTTCTGTATTGATGATTTCTGCATGTCCATCTCCCATTTACCCTTGTTTTTTGTAGGTAAGTTGGCCGGGTTTGCGGATGGAACTTGTACAGTTGataaacctgaattgttttcttcccttttaCGATCAATAGTAGTAGATGCATTCCATAAAGTCTTCTTCACCAATTTCCCTTGCTTTGGGTGCGTAGTATAATGTGAAGATCGTTTACCTTTACTCGCAGACTTCTTCACCTCAACTGTGGCCTGAAACCAATTATAAATACCAAAAGTCAAAAGTGATTGTAGGCACatgaaaattataaagaaatcAAATTGTGATTTGTGACTACCATAAGAAATGACATGAAACTTTTGAATAATTTCGATCTAAAGACTACTGAACTTCCAAAACAGCAACATATAAAGAAAGTTTCACCATCTGCTCTGTACAAAAAACATTTTTTAAGGGATCAAAAGAATGTGCCATTACCTTCTGAAGGTAAGTATGCTAAGCCTTATTTCTTGGTAgcaaaaaaggcaaaaaggaaaaaagaaaaaaagggaagaccTTCTAGACTTATAATTAATAACATCCAGACTTTTTTTAAACAACCGCAGAGTCATCTGTAAAGTGAAAACACGGCAAAAAAGTTAGGGTGAAAGGACCCCATACCTCAATCTTTTCATTGTCACTCGCATAGCAGTCAGTTTGAGCTTCATTATATATCTGCAAATAAATAACATCATACATGGTCATGCCATAGCCAGACAGACCATATGGGGTAACACAAGTAAAGCAAAACTAAGGGAATTTGTAGGAAAAGTGTTATCTGTCCTTACCTTAAATGACAATgacttctgttttcttttttgcagcCCACTGTTAGACTGATGAACTCCCTCTCCGAGTTTGCCCAGTTTAGATGTTTTAAAAACAGCATGTTCAACCCCAGGAATTGGACGACTCCCTTTCAGTTTAGACTTGTTAGCAATATTGAAATTGTCTTCCTTGACATGTGCAGATGACTCTAAAAACAGAACCAACAAGAAATCAAAGGTTGAGTCAAATACATCAGTTAGCAGATAAAGAGGATCTATAAAGTAAACTATAATACCGTTAACATCACCCCATGTTTAACTGATTTGCAATCCTCAAGAGACAAAATACATATTGCAGGaacaaattgacacaaaagaCCCCTAGAACTATTGATAAGCACTAAACAGTACAGctaaaaaaagacaaacacAGCTTTATTCAAGCATGCAAAATGTAATTCAAGTTAAAATCTTCATGACATATACAGAGGCTTTGTTTCTTATAAGAGAAAGATAAAGAAAGACTGATGagaaattaataattcaaatgAAGCCACTGTATTCAGAACCCCTTGATAAGGTACCAGGTAAGCTAGCTCTAACATGACAAGAATAAGAatgtttataaattttgaaactGAATACTAGAGATATaaggaaaaattgaaagaCATAAACTGAACAATAATGAATTATATAAACCTTAAAAGAAGGACATGATAAGAGATAAAACCCAGTGTTCCTAGCAAAATAGCGGTAGAAACTTGTACTTGTCAAAACACAAATGTTTTACCTGTATCAGCAGCTTCAGGCATCATCAAGGATAGATCTGCCAGAGTTTGTAGTGCATCAAAGGGAGAGCCTTCATCTGCATGGAGAGAATAGTTAGAATGAGTAATATCTGGACATGCTTCAACAGATTGGAAGACAGAGCAGTCAAATTTAAGATCATATCAAAAATCAAAGTGGAAAAGCAATGCAAACCGATCATCAATACTACAATTTCCAAACGTGTTGGCTTGTATACAATCTAGATAATCTTCTAAATGGTTGGATATGCACAGAAAAACAGAAGCCAAAAATAACCCAGATGATTGTCTcaaaaagaaatacaagaaaacagcaacacaaaataaaactacCTCAACTGTATCTGCACTACAAACCATAAGTACCAAACTGGAAATTGCGAAGGAAACAAGTTGTGCAAAAGCATATCTAAATACCAGTTATAGAGGGAAAGCAAGGTATGAAGGGGGGAGGGAGCTTGGcttaaatatttgaaaacataCCTCCTCCGATCAGagcttttttacttttctttcttgtgtcCTTGTAGAAGGACCTAGCACTTTTTGCAACTTTAGTATCAAGTTTTCCTTTGATAGCACCTAATTTCTGTCCTTCCTCTGTTCCACTACAAGCTTCTTTTATGTCCTCAACatgtttgtttttactttcatcaacttctttcttctttacaaagtatctctttcttctctgctGAACTTCCAAAGTACCAGTCCCTTCTCTACCCATTGCATACTTTTCATTTCTGTCATAGTAATCATTGTCAGCTTCAGTGCTACCTAAGCTTAATTCACAACCGCCCTCATCCATTTCACAACCATGAAGCCTGGCATTAGTCACTTCTGATTCTACACACTAAATGTCAGAAACAATTATGAATGATTAAGTTATCATCTTGAAATAAGTCTACAAAACCAATGAAgctttcttttaaataataatcttACCATCCTTTCACCATTCCGAACAGGTGATGGTGTAGTGCCTTTGGCTTTTCTCTTAGGCGTCCAAGAAACTAAGGGAGAACCACCTCTATGCGAGGCCTCAGTCAATGCCAATGCTATCTCATGAGCAACATCATTATTGTTAGCATCTGCATTGAGTTTTAAACCTTGCCTGGCAGGTGAAGAATACTTTCTACTATTATCTTGATCATTCGAATATGCAACAGGGACTCGAGGAGTCCTTTTTTTAACAGCATGAGGCCTTATTCCtgaaacaaattcaaaacataTTAATGGCAGCCCATTAAAGAGAACATATAATGTAAAATAGACCCAAGGGGGGAAGATGGAATTTTTGAAGTAgaaccaagaagaaaatagaaaagtgaaaaaacgagagagagagaagagggagagagagagagagagagagagagagagagaggtgaggAGTAGAATAAGAGCAAGAAAAGTTAATCTCAATTCAATAAAACTCTTGAATTCCATTACAATAGACCCTATTTATAGAGGTAATCCCGCAATAGTAAAATATGTTAATAAATGACTTAATCCCtaaattctaatttttataaataaaaattaattaaaataaacccGTTTCCCACTTTTGCTCCTACACCAATTTCTTGCATCCACTACCAATTTCTCTTTTCCAAAGACAAGGGGCAAACATATATAACCAAGAAGCAACAATTGACATTTTCCCACCAAGTTGCACTATATTTTCCTATGAAGTATAGAAGCTTTGCTTAAATAATAGTGAGAAAATATGACTCGAGCAGCATAAAAAGGCAGCAGCAAAACTGCTTCGGTTCCAAGCCACAAATGAGTAAAAGATAACCACTAAGTAAAAAACaaacgaaaaaaagaaacGCAAATTATACATGTGCTGACccagacacacacacacagatcACAAAAATTTCCCACCTGAGCGCCTATTCTTCAGCAGTGACAAGCAGTCACTAGTTGATGCCATTGGATGGGACTCTGAAAAATCTGGAATATGTCCTTCTAATCCTTTTGAGGACTCACTCCGAAGTTTTGACCTTGCATGCTTTTGGGGTTTCCTAGAGGTTTCTGCATCCTCATTGTTTTCTTGTTCACTGTCACTTCCTCCCTGTAAGGCCAGAGTCCTCTATGTGAGTTCCATGTGGATCATTTCCAATACATAGCCCAATTGATATCAACAGAAGAGTATTACTAGATCATTAAACTCATTAATAAACTAACACATATGCACATGCTCACCATAAATGGATATTTCTTAAAGAAGGAACTTCATTACAGTTTCCTTTTGCAATATAACCAACGCCAGGTTTTCATTTCtccttagaaaaaaaaaattgtattaacAGCTAGGAAACGCTTCAGTGAATAGAAATAATGATGAAATTCAGACCAGTGAATTTCAACTATTCCTTAGGTTGAAGAACATGTTTAACCAGCCaaccagaaaacaaaataaaaattatttataatcgGTATCCCTTGACGTTCCTTTCTTTatcatttttaaaagaaatggaaGCTTTATTGCAATGAAGGATGCAATTATAAAGCAGGGGACATGAAATCCTCTCTAATAGAACAATACAAACATACCCTCATTTAGCTACAAAATTAACTAAAGAAGAGGCACTCCAATTTGAAAAGCAAACTATGGGTTGGGGAACAAGGAGTATAAGTTACTGGCTACAGGAGACAATCCAAACCTCTGGTCAAAGAAATAGCAAGGGCCTGCACTATTGCCAAAGAaaccttcttcttttctttttgtcataaAAGCctcctttttttcccccttcaGTCAgctactttttgttttcatgttCTTAAAGATTTCATGGCAAAAGGTACAGTTTCCCTTCCCCATGCAGTGTTTGCAGAAGTACCAAAACAACTAAACATGGATTTGcacaaaacaaatgaaaaccaTTTTGAAGTACCAAAATATTACCCACAAGAATAGTTCCTAGAAGGTAAGTGCACAGATTGATCTACAAAACCACAAAAGTTCAATCTTACCAGTACACAGTAGTGGTCAGTCATCATTGCTATTAGGCCAACCACAGAAGCAACGCCCTCAGGAAGAGATAAATAGGCCTGAAAATATAGAACAATCCTGAGTCACCCACATGGTACAAATAGGTAATGATTAAAACATAGAAAACATAGGCATTTATTAACCTCTTGAGGAAACGTAGATAATTCAAGATTATGGCATCAACAAAATTTGTCAAATTCTAAACACAAAACTTAATGACTTTACTGATTCTATAACAATTCAAATGTTATTTTACTTTCATATTAGCTTGGAAAAAACTCAAAGAACGAGACTTCATCCGGCATTGACTGAACTCCGTTGAACTGATTATTATGTAGTTCAGATTTTCAGGGAAAATATCTAATTTACAGAGctcaacaaattaaaatggtGCCCAATCTTATACATTGACGAAAATTAAGATCAGATTATTCagtttttctataaataaaaaaaaacttaaaacccCATGCAATGGTGGACTTGTCACAACTCGGAAACGGCAGAGTTATGTGAGCGGAGGCAAAAGCATTCCACTATGCATAGAATTGCACACACTGGGGATAGAAGGAATTAACCATGACCATACCAAATTTTTTAGACATAAAGTTTTATGCATATGGACAAGATAGTGTCCAGTAGTGTTACAAGATAAAATTACAGTATATCCCACACATACCTTATTCATAGAGTAAAGGGCCTCCACCATTTCCACAGATCGGTGACGAACTACAGAAGCCacctaaaatgaaaaattataagTAAATTAGTAAGCTAACGGCTGGCCCAAACATGTTAATCGAGTGAAGAGTATCATAAAATTTGTACTAACCTTCTTCCAATCTTTCCCATACTTACGATATGCTTCATAGAAATTCTCTAGCTCTTCCTTGGTCCATTGAGGCCCTAACATGTCAGACAACTTTCTCTTCTGCACATGAGAGGACAGGGGGAAAAAGCATACAGAACTGGTTAACAATTACTAATTTTAAGCAGTTCTAATACTTCAGAAGAAACTCGAGGTTTGCTATTTGAGATCTGCATATACATAACGATACGTAAACCAATACTGATCACATAGTAACTTCCTAATCCTAGAATGGCAATGCAAAGTTGTTGCttcaggaggaggaggaagaaaatcAAGATTTCAAATTCAGTTTTTGTTGACTAAATGTAGAACAATTCAGATGATAAACATCCTCAGAACAAAGTCAGGACTCACTTTCTGCCCAGTTTTGTTAGCATTGTCTCCATACTTGTTAGAAGCAGCCTCATTCATATAAGAAAACCGCTTATTTACACTCCTTGATTTTCTTGATGGGGCCATGGCTAACTTCCTTAGTtacctgaaacaaaacaagtagAAAAGCACAAGTCCACAAAGTCATATTCAAAATGAAGAGCAAGGTCATATAGTAATTAATGCCGACACCAGCAACAAACTATGCAAGTAATATGTGGGTTGAGTCAGATCGTCCTACAAAAGTTTAAGACTGCCTTATTGTCCAAACTTTTCCTACCATCTTTGCGACTTTGACAATAAATTACAGGGAAACTCGGGTGCTAGCGCAGGATGAGCAGGGAACTTTGGAGAACAAAAGCCTTTTAGAAATCTACCACAAAGTTCTGGTTCATAGTGGGTATAATAACTGACACTTTCCATAGCAAGATCAGTAAATGTATTTTTCACGTATCACGATCAACATTCTCAttattgaaagagaaaaagcatATCAAGGCCAACTAGGCAAAAGGAAAGAGACTAATAATCCTTCATAAGAAACAAAACGAAAATTCAGAATTCCAAGCTTTTATACTGctgatacttttttttttttttttttggaaaaagggaaaaaagattTCTTCACCGTAAATCAATTTTCCCGCCAATTTTATGCATAACCtagtggaaaaagaaaatcttagATCTGAACCATCCAGCTAAAACTAAGCCAACCTCAACCAGATAACTCGGCAGTAGCCTTTGGGCTTCGAGAGTTACACAGAAAATCCACTTTCGAACACAAAACTTCTCATAATTCGAGGCTCCCttacttaaaaaaaagttcGAAAAGATTCTTAAACAACAAAATCGACcccagaaaaaataa
This window encodes:
- the LOC18793507 gene encoding protein ALWAYS EARLY 3 isoform X3; its protein translation is MGGSDSEQENNEDAETSRKPQKHARSKLRSESSKGLEGHIPDFSESHPMASTSDCLSLLKNRRSGIRPHAVKKRTPRVPVAYSNDQDNSRKYSSPARQGLKLNADANNNDVAHEIALALTEASHRGGSPLVSWTPKRKAKGTTPSPVRNGERMCVESEVTNARLHGCEMDEGGCELSLGSTEADNDYYDRNEKYAMGREGTGTLEVQQRRKRYFVKKKEVDESKNKHVEDIKEACSGTEEGQKLGAIKGKLDTKVAKSARSFYKDTRKKSKKALIGGDEGSPFDALQTLADLSLMMPEAADTESSAHVKEDNFNIANKSKLKGSRPIPGVEHAVFKTSKLGKLGEGVHQSNSGLQKRKQKSLSFKIYNEAQTDCYASDNEKIEATVEVKKSASKGKRSSHYTTHPKQGKLVKKTLWNASTTIDRKREENNSGLSTVQVPSANPANLPTKNKGKWEMDMQKSSIQKDTKSPESILDDQPDKLGPSFRNRELNIKEKLSNCLSRYQVRRWCAFEWFYSAIDYPWFAKREFVEYLDHVGLGHVPRLTRVEWGVIRSSLGRPRRFSEQFLKEEKEKLNQYRESVRTHYAELNAGTREGLPTDLARPLSVGQHVIAFHPRAREIHNGIVLTVDHSRCSVQFDQPELGVEYIMDVDCMPLHPAENLPASFRKHNVTVNRYIENLKELKINEQLKEGTTKGYMKISSSDKLVSTGVPGYILPSNHRINKSSKQTGVKSSSFNVQAKVGPGETASTRVANYQPSIPAQTQAKEADVQAIYELTRALDKKEAVVSELRRMNDEVFENQRDEDNSIRDSEPFKKEYAAVLLQLSQVNDQVSSALLCLRQRNTYRGSSPHTVVKTMDNLSGPGSLSNSYGYSCDVQESASHMREIVESSRAKAHKMVDAAMQAFSSLRKENNFDKIEEVIDFVSNRLSDDAGMLAMGSSTTLADPIPFSQDQLTSCTSKPLATGCAHDPPKSNNLSNQSEEKLLSDLIVNCVAAFMMIQTCTARQFPPADVAQVLDHAVTSLQPFCPQNLSVYGEIQKCMGIIRNQIMALVPT